Sequence from the Penaeus monodon isolate SGIC_2016 unplaced genomic scaffold, NSTDA_Pmon_1 PmonScaffold_9553, whole genome shotgun sequence genome:
TACtgcagaataaaaaatataccatTCACAACATCAAATCTATTAtctgataatgaaacaataattgtAAAGTAAttgcttttctaagggagacaaaactttatgaccttgtatagattgatagaataaataggatccattggcttaataaccttggctacatgccgctggttgatagccaagaaaaaaaaaaaaaaaatcgggccaCATTCGTGTTTGAGCTtttgatgagcgaacaccttgtttataacacagcagcaacaaatttataagtcttgtgccacaagagctaccctggagcccgggcctcttgtctcgcttgacattgttgctTCTGAGTTTGTAAGTAAATCCAGTAAAGTTAAAAAACTGTTTTTACAGATCTTTTTGCACTCTTtagtgctttgcctgcaccttcaatGCTATTGTTTTTGCAGgctgacacgagactacagtagtagtagtcagcaccccacctcagaccgcaGCACTCTTCTgcccagggtagcccttacgggcattgacccctgggtagggaggcccagtagtctgaggcgtcctttgggcgcactttttcttttattctgaatctttcctctcttcatttgaCTTTCCCTGAACCTACAGGAGTCCCTTGTGGGCTCCTGTAGTCGCCTGGGGGATGGTCATCAAATTACCCTCCTTCGCCTTTGCCCTGAACAATGGAACCACTACTAATGACGAATTTACTAGAGTCTTACATCCAAAAGCCAATTCGGATACACCTCATTAAGATCTATTGATGAAGACTAGTAAATTTGTCATTAGTAGTGGTTccattgttcagggtcgaattggTCGTAGAGTGGTCATGGGACCTcattgaggaggagaaggggtagtcacggtagcatccatcctgggtatcggaccaggtccgaccccttggccCAAAGCCGTAGTCCTGAGGGGACCAGTTAGCCCTTAACTATTGATAATCAACCTAAcggcaatagctaagagagagtagttTCCGtcctctatcaccccccccccccaatggaagcctggttgtCAAATCGATAGCTTTGGCAATAGCAAAAAGTccggcaagaaagatcgatgcaTGATCCGCAGTCGAAACTTCAATTATGGCAGATCATAGGGACAAttaactatgcagacaggtgATGCAtacactgtggcgagccgaaagCCACGTTGCTACATTACTaatagaattgtgagcacacacaatatCTGAGACAAGGACTGCCACAACAGCAGCAGGGCTGGTAATAAGATTATGtcgcatgcttacaccatggcgacaggagcgcctgctgacAATCCCATCACccacggtaagcatagaatgtcagagaacaaaatgagacatcacaaatagctgacacaggccgggccatatgcatgaaggcccgggcgaagccagaacttcgcaaatctcaaatgaatgaatcCATCAGGAGCAAATGCATTTTCTTATGAAAGTATGTTGAGAAGCATCTATGCTTGTGAACTTGTGAAGCGGTTGTTGATGTGAGTTATAAGGAATCGTTAGTTGCCACATACTATTCTGTAAAATATAGTAGTAGTGTCAACGGCCAGACTTATGGTAGCGTAGAGTGGTATTTTATGGGTAATCCTGACATAGTAAGACCGCTATACACCATAGAATTGGATTTTCTAATGGTTGTATGGTAGATGGATTGGTAGTTCAGGGGAACTCCAcattccattgaagctacagagtgtgATGTTTATCCTATGGTGTGGATAAGCCTTTGGGGTTTTGCAGGGCACTATAGACAATTTGTCTCGGGGACATAGGGGTTATAATCTATAGTCCTTGTAAACAAGGGCACCATTGTGCCCTGGCTGGGTCAGGTCAGTCAGGAGAGGCCAGGGCGCTGGCATGGCACTTGTGCCGCAGTTCAGTACTACTGTCGTCGAACATGGCGTTCGCAAGGGTTTATCTTGGGTAATCCCGAAATTCCGGTTAAAACCATACTGAATTCCGTATGACCATACGAAGTAGACAGACATGGGGTCTACACTCTTCGTATTCTCCAAGAGGAGAAATTGGACTCGTCAGGAGACGAGAGAATTCCCTTGTATAAGTAAGTAAGAAGTCACACGTAAAATTGGAcgtattattcttataacaaGCACTGAGCCCGCTCCGGGGAGAGTGGATTAAAATTCTATTATCCAGTGGCCTGTATGCAGGAATATATTTGGGTTATATTCCACTTATTAACCTCCTTACTCAAATATTAAGTAGTACCTAGGTAGTACCTGTGTTCAgtgactttggaaaaaaaaaatagacaataaaatGCAAGAGAGTTGCGAGAGCCGTTGGCTTGACTCTACTTGTTGTTTTAAGTGGGAATTTGCAAGTAGGCTGCGAGGGCCGTGTGCCTGGCTGAGACTTGCGATTCCAGGAATTGATAATACTCAAAACATAAAAGGGATACAGGTCCCTAGGACACTGAAAATGTATGCAGTACTACCAGgcagtgtgagtgtgcgtgcaggAGGGAAACAAAAACCGAAGGTATACAGCTGCGACGGGCAGTGGCGAAGTACCAAGAGTCTGGGACGTGGGCAGAGACGGTTGACGAAATGGAACAGGAAATTGAAGATCTGAGGAGAGAGGTGGATCTGCTGAGAGCTGAGCGAGCTAATCAGCAAGAGGCGGCTCGACATGCGGTGCCAGATTCCGTGGGAGGTGCCGTAAGGGCGACACCAGTGGAAATGGTGCAGAGAAGTCACTGTGTCCCTATgttcaaaggaaaggaagatgaactGACAGGAGGCGAATGGATTACCCGTGTTGAGTCCGAAATAGAACGGACCGCAATCCTGGGAGATGCCGCGAAGGTAAACTTTAGAGTCAGTTACATCCACCCCGACCAGGGGAGGGCAAAGACTGCTCAAATGATGACCTCTTAATATATCTCGTGGGAGGAGTTCAAGAAGGGTATTCTGGCTCAATTCTCCCAGAAGAAGAAGGTTTGGAATGAATGCCTAAGAGATGCCGAAAGATATAGGGATGAGTCCTTCGAAGAGTGGAGGAATAGCGACAGAGCTATCGAAATGAATTTCACTCTTTAAGAGTGTGGCCTTTTCCAGTGGATATGTTCTTCTCCATAACCAAGAGAACTTTGGCAACAACTATGGTGGGCTGTGCTTTGGATAAGTACAAAATAGGAGAAGAATGGGATATACCAAAGTTAAGGACCACACCATACTCTCAAATCATGGAAGATTTTAGGAGATGGGTGGAAAAGAACCCAGAAAATGATTTACAGTTCCAGTCAACTCTCCGACCTAGATTTAAAACAGGTGATACCGGGAAGGTTCGGTTGGCAACTGTAAGAGAAGAACAACCAAGGGAAACTCAGAAGAGAGATCCCTCTGGGCAGAAGGGAAGTAAGTACTTCTGTGATGTTCATGGTTGGAATAACACACATCCCAAGGACCGATGCTGGAGCCCCAAGAACAGAGGACTACCAGCGGGTGGGAGAACCAAGGTTGGCCAAGGGGTTCAACATTCACGTATGTCGAAGTCAACAGGAGCCAGACCCAAGAACCCTGTAAAGCTTAAATGTTTCTTCTGTGAAGAGGAGGGACATATGGTCATAAACTGTCCACTGAAGAAAAGTTATGATGCTAGCAAAGAGTCAAAAAAACTCTTCGGCTCCGTCCCAGGGGGACGGCaacgaaaaggaataaaagtaaaagataaaattgtATGGGCAGGAGTTGAATGCCTCATCATTCCTATTTTAGCGTCTTCTCTTCCCAGATATCTAATGACTAAGGTAAAGGTACCTAATAGTCGAAAGTCTTTTACTGCAGTTTGGGACTCCGGGGCCAGCCCAACATTGGTTAAGTATTCTATGTACAGGGAacaggaggaggtgaaagagaggggcCACAAGGATCCAAGGAACCTTCCTTCTCCGCTTGAACCACGTGAACTGCTCGTAAATGGAATACTTGAGGGAGAACCGGTGAAGGCACTAGGGGAGCCCAAATGACCTTCAAAATGGGAGGAAAGGTTTTCTCTCATAAATGCTATGTATTTCAGGACGAGATCATTAACTTTCCAGGGGATTGTGATGTTCCTGTTGGTTCGTCCTTAATGCACCAGTATAAATTACTActagattttgataaatggagaaTTTGTCAAGGATCTAAACTCCTGCAGAGAGGTATAATAAATAAGGAGGGGAACAAACCGGTTAGATCACCTCACCCAGTGAATGAGATTCTGGAGGACCAGAATAAGGAATCTAAGGAAGATTTAACAGAGGATCAAATTGACTCTCATGAATATGTAGTGGTTTCGTTGGAAACTATCACTACCTCCAGGTAAGGCAGCTGTATTAACAGGGTGTCTtaaaagaaaaggtggaaaaatgGAGGATGGAACTCCAATAATGTTAAGAGGAAAACCATTACAGGAGGATTGTGTTGTCATTCCTGTTATATGCAAAGCAGAGGATCAGGTGAAAGTCCTAGCTTGTAACTGGGGTAGAGTACCAGTATTaatccaccagaaacggaggatAGCCCAGGCATTTCATATGGAAGATAGGGAAATGGAACCGTTTGGAGATCTAGGCAAGGGCCACAATGAAAAGCAGAAAGTGCTGACTAAATTAGCAGTAAATGCTGTGGTAACAGAAATACCAGACaatggagatgaagaagatgaccCTCAACAGGTGAAAGTGGATCAGGATCCAGTGCTCACTGAGGATCGCTTTCAGAAATTATTGAAGAATTAAGGGCTGATAATTGGACATTATCTACAAGCCAAAGGAAAGATGCAGATGGGGTTTTGCGAGACTTTCAGGTAGCCTTTAATttgaaggaggagaagacaaaCTTGATTACTCATTGAATCGAAACAGTCGATGAAGGAAAGGTTTATATTCCACCCAGGTTTATTTCCTATGCAGTACGATCAGCTGTGGAGGCAGAGGTCCAAGCCTTGATGGATCAAGGTCACATAAGGGTCAGTTCATCGGAATGGAAAGCTCCAATTGTCTTAGTGAAAAGGAAGGATAATTCACACCCAAGGTTGTGTGTGGATTACCAGGCTATGAATGCTAAAACGAGAC
This genomic interval carries:
- the LOC119572080 gene encoding LOW QUALITY PROTEIN: uncharacterized protein LOC119572080 (The sequence of the model RefSeq protein was modified relative to this genomic sequence to represent the inferred CDS: inserted 1 base in 1 codon; substituted 1 base at 1 genomic stop codon); its protein translation is MATGAPADNPITHGANAFSYESMLRSIYACELVKRLLIWIGSSGELHIPLKLQSVMFILWAPLCPGWVRSVRRGQGAGMALVPQFSTTVVEHGVRKGLSWDTENVCSTTRQCECACRRETKTEGIQLRRAVAKYQESGTWAETVDEMEQEIEDLRREVDLLRAERANQQEAARHAVPDSVGGAVRATPVEMVQRSHCVPMFKGKEDELTGGEWITRVESEIERTAILGDAAKVNFRVSYIHPDQGRAKTAQMMTSXYISWEEFKKGILAQFSQKKKVWNECLRDAERYRDESFEEWRNSDRAIEMNFTXLRVWPFPVDMFFSITKRTLATTMVGCALDKYKIGEEWDIPKLRTTPYSQIMEDFRRWVEKNPENDLQFQSTLRPRFKTGVQHSRMSKSTGARPKNPVKLKCFFCEEEGHMVINCPLKKSYDASKESKKLFGSVPGGRQRKGIKVKDKIVWAGVECLIIPILASSLPRYLMTKVKVPNSRKSFTAVWDSGASPTLVKYSMYREQEEVKERGHKDPRNLPSPLEPRELLVNGILEGEPVKALGEPK